CGAAAAATTTCGGTCTGTATCGAGAGCGCGTTGGTGCGCTGAGCGTGCTGGCCGTCAACAGTCAGACGCGTGACACCATCGCTAGTCAAGTGAGCATGGCCGCTCGCACGCTCTATTCCATGCCGCCGGACCATGGTGCGGCGGTGGTTGCCCGGATTCTTGATGATGAGGCGTTGACTCAGCGCTGGCACGACGAGCGCAACGCCATGCGGGATCGTCTGTCATCCATGCGAACGCTGTTGTGTGACGCGCTGAAGAACGCCGCACCCGACCACTCGTTCGATCACCTCGTACAGTCGAAAGGCATGTTTTGCTATTTGGGTATCGACAAAACGCGGGTGGCGGCGCTGAAAAAAGACTTCGGCATTTACATGGCTGATTCGAGTCGAATTAATGTGGCGGGTATTACGCAGGGCAATGTCGACTATCTGGCTAATGCCATTGCTTCGGTTCTTTAACCGCCCACGCTGCGCTTACGCCGATTACCCAGATCCATCCGTTGTTGATTAGGCGTGGTGCTGTGGGCAAATCAGAAACTTCTCGCCGGTGGTCTTTGCGTTGTAGCGCCGCACGATATCGGCATCGAGCGCCTCGATGAGACTGATTTCGTCCGTGTAATGGCTGGCGAAGGTCGTACGAAGCTCCTTCACCACTCGCTCACGCAGACGATTGCCAACGTCCATCCCAACTTTGGCAAGGAAATTGGGCAATAACCAACCGCCGACACCCCACGCCATGCCGTAACCGCGACTCAATACTGTCTGAGACGTGTCGAGTCCACCGTAAAGATAGACCTGCTTGTGATGGGTTGACCCATAAATACTGTAGGCTCCCGGCGTTCGTGCCGCCGCCTGCTCCATCGCGGTCAAGATGTCCGACGCGAGTCGTCCACCACCGGTTGCGTCGAAAGCAAGCGT
This region of Pseudomonadota bacterium genomic DNA includes:
- a CDS encoding aminotransferase class I/II-fold pyridoxal phosphate-dependent enzyme — protein: KNFGLYRERVGALSVLAVNSQTRDTIASQVSMAARTLYSMPPDHGAAVVARILDDEALTQRWHDERNAMRDRLSSMRTLLCDALKNAAPDHSFDHLVQSKGMFCYLGIDKTRVAALKKDFGIYMADSSRINVAGITQGNVDYLANAIASVL